A portion of the Acidisarcina polymorpha genome contains these proteins:
- the thiS gene encoding sulfur carrier protein ThiS encodes MKVTINGQEREFPELEGSVYLNDLIEVLGLKSDRVAVEHNGAIVARSNWETAPIRAADRFEIVHFVGGGVC; translated from the coding sequence ATGAAGGTGACAATCAATGGGCAGGAACGAGAATTCCCTGAACTCGAGGGAAGCGTCTATTTGAATGATCTGATCGAGGTCCTGGGGCTCAAGAGCGATCGTGTTGCCGTGGAACACAATGGCGCGATCGTCGCCCGTTCGAATTGGGAAACAGCGCCGATCCGTGCTGCAGACCGGTTCGAGATCGTGCACTTCGTAGGTGGCGGCGTTTGTTGA
- a CDS encoding mechanosensitive ion channel family protein produces the protein MRSSSGKLLPLPDLFAVELVSLTRARMRPWKIVLTIWLLWTANLVQLPSALGQASLQKLAVVPEQPPPKTEISQPIPSSNKAIPLPQVADQAEELDRKLAKISSHLQTKPEEIAPDAVIETQAKEIRERAQRLDSFLDGLSDILELRDELVYWRALDHRSSEQRRLLSARANELQSQILQLDEEESRWQATGNQIDDASGIEVVAARVQQELSAIKTIRLQAQEQLNQVLTLQNQLSQTGRQVSDALTRLVEAEDRFRGHLFERDSQPLWAPLRYHQLDQPFGALLRRSGDQDVRTAGEFLRGGGAGLIVLPALYFLGLIGALRLKHYCAVGPAAKLPIEAFRLLERPYSLALLAMLLGSTTQTGSAPVSITIGLYLLWLGLVFRLMPLLIKPALRPLVYPLLLLNLLELLRAAMPLPVLANRLILNLILLAALITYGLLARPSRLLALDLSKTNLALVRSATSIGLLLLAVALVANVCGLVSLSHVLGIGTLLSAFFGVAFYCAVRVLLLFLRIFLDSPWAALFPVEEQQTIAVWGPRLLIAATVFVWLTHSELYVFLIHDGLAEFLSELLAAPIGFGSLHVTLGNVITVLLIVGIGYSFAKGFSSLLRSILIARLPLQRGLPYAISKVTYYFLVLLVFAAALSSAGVELNKFTVITGALGVGVGFGLQNIVSNFASGLILLFERPIRIGDVIDVGGLVGSVRRIGARSSTLTTGQGAEVIVPNSNLLSNQVINWTLSSPWRRVEIPVGVAYGSDPEVIIQLLTAVASSIPDVMETPPPEAFFLGFGDSALNFELRFWSARQEMWFKLKSDVAIAVSRALRDAGIEIPFPQRDLRVRSVDLSTNKLEDLTRSPAATAQSNGAASNTTEALHDPTTQQSSSEVR, from the coding sequence TTGAGAAGCAGTAGCGGTAAGTTGCTACCGTTGCCCGATCTCTTCGCGGTCGAGCTAGTGTCTTTGACCCGCGCTCGCATGAGGCCCTGGAAAATAGTTCTGACTATCTGGCTCCTTTGGACTGCGAATCTGGTCCAACTTCCTTCCGCGTTGGGTCAGGCTTCGCTGCAAAAACTCGCAGTCGTTCCCGAGCAACCGCCGCCGAAAACAGAAATTTCGCAACCGATCCCGTCGTCCAATAAGGCGATCCCCTTACCTCAGGTCGCCGACCAGGCGGAAGAGCTTGATCGCAAGCTCGCGAAGATCAGCAGCCATTTGCAAACCAAGCCGGAGGAGATTGCGCCGGATGCCGTCATCGAAACCCAAGCCAAAGAAATCAGGGAGCGTGCTCAGCGACTCGATAGCTTCCTCGATGGTTTGTCGGACATCCTTGAACTCCGGGATGAACTCGTCTACTGGCGCGCCCTTGATCATCGCTCCAGTGAACAACGCAGGCTTCTCTCGGCCCGTGCCAACGAACTGCAAAGCCAGATCCTACAACTCGACGAAGAAGAATCTCGTTGGCAAGCTACAGGAAATCAGATCGACGACGCTAGCGGAATTGAAGTAGTCGCGGCACGAGTGCAACAGGAACTGAGTGCGATAAAGACCATCCGCTTACAGGCGCAGGAGCAGCTGAACCAAGTTCTTACCTTGCAAAATCAGCTTTCCCAGACGGGACGTCAAGTCTCCGACGCGCTCACCAGGCTCGTCGAGGCCGAGGACCGGTTTCGCGGTCATCTCTTCGAACGCGACAGTCAGCCGCTGTGGGCCCCGCTCCGCTACCACCAGCTCGACCAGCCGTTCGGCGCTCTACTCCGCCGTTCAGGCGACCAGGATGTCCGGACCGCCGGCGAATTTCTCCGTGGAGGCGGCGCAGGACTGATTGTTCTGCCCGCTCTTTACTTCCTCGGTCTGATCGGAGCACTTCGTCTTAAGCACTATTGTGCCGTAGGTCCAGCTGCAAAACTCCCTATCGAGGCCTTCCGGCTATTGGAGCGCCCCTATTCGCTGGCACTGCTAGCCATGCTGTTAGGCAGCACGACCCAGACGGGTTCGGCGCCAGTGAGTATTACCATTGGCCTCTATCTGCTCTGGCTCGGTCTGGTATTTCGCCTCATGCCGCTGCTCATCAAACCCGCCCTGCGGCCTTTGGTCTACCCCCTGTTGCTACTGAATTTACTTGAACTGCTGCGTGCCGCCATGCCTTTGCCGGTGTTGGCTAATCGGCTCATTCTTAACCTGATACTACTTGCGGCTCTGATTACTTACGGGCTACTCGCCCGGCCTTCGAGATTGCTCGCGCTCGATCTCTCAAAAACGAATTTGGCGTTAGTGCGGAGTGCGACATCCATAGGCTTGCTTCTGTTGGCTGTCGCATTAGTAGCTAACGTCTGCGGCCTCGTTTCGCTTTCGCACGTGCTCGGCATCGGCACGTTGTTAAGCGCATTCTTCGGCGTGGCGTTCTACTGCGCAGTCCGCGTGTTGCTCTTATTTCTGCGTATTTTTCTGGACAGTCCCTGGGCCGCCCTGTTTCCTGTCGAAGAGCAGCAAACGATCGCGGTCTGGGGGCCGCGGTTGCTAATTGCGGCTACTGTGTTTGTGTGGCTGACGCACTCAGAGCTTTACGTCTTCCTGATCCATGACGGCTTAGCCGAATTTCTTTCCGAGTTGTTAGCAGCCCCGATCGGATTCGGATCGCTTCACGTCACTCTCGGCAATGTGATCACAGTCCTCCTTATCGTGGGGATAGGTTATAGCTTTGCCAAGGGCTTCAGTTCCCTTCTAAGAAGCATCTTGATTGCCAGACTGCCCCTGCAACGCGGTCTGCCCTATGCCATCTCCAAGGTGACCTATTACTTCCTTGTTCTGCTCGTCTTTGCGGCTGCTCTGAGCAGTGCGGGGGTGGAGCTGAACAAATTCACCGTCATTACTGGCGCTCTTGGAGTCGGCGTCGGCTTCGGATTGCAAAATATCGTCAGCAACTTCGCCTCAGGGCTCATCCTGCTCTTCGAGCGGCCAATCCGGATCGGCGATGTCATTGATGTTGGAGGATTGGTTGGCAGTGTTCGCCGGATTGGCGCAAGATCCAGTACGCTCACTACAGGCCAGGGCGCCGAAGTCATCGTGCCTAATAGCAACCTACTCTCGAACCAAGTCATCAATTGGACGCTGTCCTCTCCCTGGCGGCGCGTCGAAATTCCGGTGGGAGTTGCCTATGGTTCGGATCCCGAAGTGATTATTCAGTTGCTCACCGCCGTTGCCTCCTCAATCCCGGACGTTATGGAGACTCCTCCCCCAGAGGCTTTCTTTCTCGGATTTGGTGATAGCGCATTGAACTTCGAACTCCGCTTCTGGTCGGCGCGACAAGAAATGTGGTTCAAACTGAAAAGTGATGTCGCCATTGCGGTCTCTCGGGCTCTACGGGATGCCGGGATCGAGATACCCTTTCCGCAGCGCGATCTTCGCGTCCGGTCCGTCGATCTCTCGACGAATAAGCTGGAAGACCTGACCAGATCACCTGCAGCGACCGCCCAATCGAACGGTGCAGCATCCAACACCACCGAAGCTCTGCACGATCCAACAACCCAACAAAGCTCCTCCGAAGTCCGTTAA
- a CDS encoding glycosyltransferase gives MEERSATRVAITYHYSLSFGGSERVLEVLAEMYPQADFFALFVRKECLPAKLKNRKITTSFLDRIPGAKRMYRHLLPLYPFAVECLDLSGYDLVISADGAATKGVLTDQHALHLCYCHSPPHSFWDQYAAFRREMSWFSRLLFTPVSQYLRLWDFSAAQRIDGFIANSDYVKNRIWKYYRRESTVIYPPVDTSAAYLSKRPASYYLCVGRLIAAKRVDLLISACNRLGRELRIVGVGPEEGALRTLAGSSVKFLGRLTESELLHAYANCWALLFAADEDCGLVAIEAQACGRPIIAYGRGGSRETVIGMPPETYRGIGNSMDGSTAFTGVFFAEQTTLSVETAIQRFEAIEGSFNPVEIQKHAATFDTTVFVSKFLSYVSQQSENRHKHSPTVVE, from the coding sequence ATGGAAGAACGATCGGCGACGCGTGTCGCAATTACCTATCATTACTCCTTATCGTTTGGAGGTTCGGAGCGCGTGCTGGAAGTACTCGCTGAGATGTATCCGCAGGCCGATTTCTTTGCCCTTTTCGTAAGAAAAGAATGCTTGCCCGCTAAGCTAAAAAATAGAAAGATCACCACTTCGTTCTTAGACAGAATTCCTGGGGCGAAACGGATGTATCGCCACCTCCTCCCTCTTTATCCGTTTGCGGTCGAGTGTCTAGACCTATCCGGATACGACCTGGTAATCAGCGCAGACGGTGCTGCCACCAAGGGAGTATTGACGGATCAACACGCTTTACACCTTTGTTATTGCCACAGCCCACCACATTCCTTTTGGGATCAGTATGCGGCTTTCCGGCGAGAGATGTCGTGGTTTTCCCGCCTCCTATTCACGCCAGTTTCGCAGTATTTAAGGTTGTGGGACTTTTCTGCGGCTCAACGGATCGATGGATTTATCGCAAACTCTGACTATGTCAAGAACCGGATCTGGAAATATTATCGCAGGGAGAGTACGGTGATTTATCCTCCGGTAGATACGAGCGCAGCATATCTCTCCAAGCGACCAGCCAGTTATTATCTTTGTGTTGGCAGACTTATAGCGGCGAAGCGGGTCGATTTACTAATCTCTGCGTGTAACCGCCTTGGACGCGAGTTGCGAATCGTGGGAGTTGGTCCGGAAGAAGGGGCGTTGAGGACTTTGGCTGGATCTTCAGTCAAGTTTCTTGGCAGACTCACTGAGTCTGAATTACTACATGCCTATGCGAATTGCTGGGCGCTTCTCTTCGCTGCCGACGAGGACTGCGGATTGGTGGCCATCGAGGCGCAGGCATGCGGGCGACCGATTATTGCGTATGGCCGCGGTGGTTCCCGAGAGACAGTCATCGGGATGCCGCCAGAGACCTACCGTGGTATAGGCAATAGCATGGATGGGTCCACAGCGTTCACCGGCGTCTTCTTTGCTGAACAGACTACACTCTCCGTGGAGACGGCGATTCAGCGATTCGAGGCCATCGAGGGCTCTTTCAATCCCGTGGAGATACAGAAACATGCAGCCACCTTCGACACAACTGTCTTCGTGTCTAAGTTCCTAAGTTATGTTAGCCAGCAGAGCGAGAACCGCCACAAACATTCACCAACCGTCGTGGAATGA
- a CDS encoding glycosyltransferase family 2 protein: MRFDESLGVGAGTPFASGEDTDYVFRLLEAGVRGRFDRGLTVFHPRRDMMSSHADEVRAYSYGCGMGRVIRKRSKLPLLPAFLAFDLLRATFSLLCGRSDLASLCSSHGKGVLEGYLVSK; the protein is encoded by the coding sequence ATGCGCTTCGATGAATCACTGGGCGTGGGGGCAGGCACCCCGTTTGCCTCAGGCGAAGATACGGATTATGTTTTCCGGCTGCTTGAGGCTGGAGTTCGCGGTAGATTTGATCGAGGGCTTACAGTTTTCCATCCGCGAAGAGATATGATGAGCAGCCATGCTGATGAGGTTCGTGCCTATAGCTATGGATGCGGAATGGGGAGGGTCATCCGGAAGCGGTCAAAGCTGCCGCTATTGCCCGCATTTTTAGCCTTCGACCTTCTTCGCGCGACTTTCAGTCTCCTTTGTGGAAGATCGGATTTAGCCTCGTTGTGCAGCTCGCATGGCAAGGGCGTGCTCGAGGGATATCTGGTCTCAAAGTGA
- a CDS encoding glycosyltransferase family 4 protein — translation MWIHNRPDYAGAIEKDVRAAGASLVVHLHNSLLVSFPSEVANSFRADKLVFCSNYLATEAASAFPKLDKMAVIHNGADENRFFPKVTPEGSQSNQVTPVVLFAGRLVPEKGAHVFVEAMWLLQARGVKVTGRLIGATGFGSSNGATAYSRKVMQHAPRNVEFGGYQSSRALAEEFRRASVFCSPSVWHEPFGLVNVEAMASGLPIVSTLGGGVPEVFAEGGAVLVARGSAVELADAIERVIRNKGLRLQLAADGYNSFHKNFTWRTVHHRYREVLSSLA, via the coding sequence GTGTGGATACACAACCGCCCTGACTACGCCGGGGCCATCGAGAAGGATGTGCGAGCCGCAGGCGCGAGTCTGGTGGTCCATCTTCACAATTCACTGTTGGTTTCGTTTCCCTCTGAAGTTGCAAATTCTTTTCGTGCTGACAAGTTGGTCTTTTGTAGCAACTATCTCGCGACGGAGGCGGCGAGCGCATTTCCCAAGTTAGACAAGATGGCCGTTATTCACAACGGGGCCGATGAAAATAGATTCTTCCCGAAGGTAACCCCGGAAGGATCACAAAGCAATCAAGTCACACCGGTGGTGCTATTTGCAGGACGGCTAGTGCCCGAGAAAGGAGCACATGTATTTGTGGAGGCAATGTGGCTCTTGCAGGCGCGCGGTGTCAAGGTAACCGGTCGTCTGATAGGAGCCACTGGATTCGGCTCGAGTAATGGCGCAACGGCTTATTCGCGCAAGGTCATGCAGCATGCGCCTCGAAACGTGGAGTTCGGAGGCTACCAGTCGTCTAGAGCACTAGCCGAGGAGTTTCGGCGTGCCTCGGTCTTTTGCTCTCCATCTGTTTGGCACGAGCCCTTCGGACTTGTAAATGTGGAGGCAATGGCCAGCGGACTACCCATAGTATCGACTTTGGGAGGTGGTGTTCCCGAGGTGTTTGCCGAAGGCGGTGCGGTTCTTGTTGCCCGCGGCTCCGCAGTGGAGTTGGCGGACGCAATCGAGAGGGTGATCCGCAACAAGGGGCTCCGTCTCCAACTTGCCGCCGATGGCTATAACTCGTTCCACAAAAACTTTACTTGGCGCACCGTGCATCACCGATACCGCGAGGTGCTCTCATCCTTAGCATAA
- a CDS encoding O-antigen ligase family protein, with protein sequence MLTGAGVVALSILLAVVFPQYGIDHQLHEGAWQGLFTQKNVCAESTLFLLTPALTTTSMSRYGQVLRYGYISACLLIIVMSQSRTGWAMCLLYFAFVSTLRLLRRVARKDILKVAFVSFTVVGGVAIAIQEYPSVVLSLVSRAGNVSGRTQIWKAVTESILRHPIGGYGFDAFWSLFYGEASHIFAATGWVVTSAHNGFLNVTLELGIVGLVLVSGTFVAVFRHAAIAFAPGRSSYIEWCIGIVFLTLVYNLDERTLMATQYLPWILYILACVGLKKASRLVTNNTTFLAAEDETA encoded by the coding sequence ATGCTGACCGGTGCAGGGGTTGTCGCCTTGAGCATACTGCTCGCGGTTGTGTTTCCGCAATACGGCATAGATCATCAGTTGCATGAGGGGGCATGGCAAGGACTCTTTACTCAAAAGAATGTTTGTGCCGAATCGACGCTCTTCTTATTGACCCCGGCACTCACAACAACAAGCATGTCTCGTTATGGTCAGGTGCTGCGCTATGGCTATATTTCTGCGTGTTTGCTCATCATCGTGATGAGTCAATCTCGCACCGGATGGGCGATGTGCTTGCTGTACTTCGCATTCGTTAGTACGCTTCGTCTGCTCCGGCGAGTAGCGCGCAAAGATATACTTAAAGTTGCGTTCGTTTCGTTCACCGTGGTAGGCGGGGTCGCGATTGCGATTCAGGAATATCCGTCGGTGGTACTATCTCTCGTCTCCCGGGCAGGCAATGTGTCCGGACGTACGCAGATATGGAAGGCAGTTACCGAATCGATTCTAAGGCATCCGATCGGCGGTTATGGATTCGATGCATTCTGGTCACTGTTCTACGGGGAGGCGTCCCACATATTCGCCGCTACCGGTTGGGTGGTAACAAGTGCACACAACGGTTTCCTTAATGTGACGCTTGAGCTTGGAATTGTCGGACTTGTGCTGGTCTCTGGCACCTTCGTCGCCGTGTTCCGGCATGCTGCTATAGCGTTTGCGCCAGGTCGCTCAAGCTATATTGAGTGGTGTATTGGCATCGTCTTTTTGACCCTTGTCTACAATCTCGACGAGCGCACCTTGATGGCGACACAGTACCTTCCATGGATCCTCTACATCCTGGCTTGCGTTGGGCTCAAGAAAGCTTCCCGCCTGGTTACGAACAATACGACTTTCTTGGCTGCAGAGGATGAAACGGCATGA
- a CDS encoding glycosyltransferase family 2 protein yields MLTHNPKPPQPSSVLSIPASTGGSPNCSSMSPSPAGTSIHARPQVSVIIPTHHRPVLVERAIRSALGQSFQDIEVIVIVDGSDADTETRLEHLDDERLHVLCLRDSVGGADARNLGVRYSRGKWVALLDDDDEWLPMKLSVQWAAAEKMSGEQVFIASRFIERTENAERVLPKRSPSKNEEFSEYLFARQGWTSGEAFLQTSTWFVSRQLMLRVPFTTGLKRCQDLDWLLHATSLPDTQVEVLTEVLAIFHHDERNERVSRTSDWKFLYDWAIANRSLFSHKAFAYFVATFCAPAARKQREGWRTFLFLLKKGIFGEYSSAKCLLLLLVCWFIPEANRRHIRAIVVTRLETREKSPAVWVNHQLSRRSS; encoded by the coding sequence ATGTTGACGCATAATCCGAAACCGCCGCAGCCATCAAGTGTGTTGAGCATCCCCGCTAGCACGGGTGGGAGCCCGAACTGCTCATCGATGAGCCCTAGCCCTGCCGGAACTTCCATTCATGCACGGCCGCAAGTGAGTGTAATCATTCCCACACATCATCGGCCTGTACTAGTAGAAAGAGCAATTCGGAGTGCTCTCGGCCAGAGCTTTCAAGACATCGAGGTAATAGTGATAGTAGACGGATCCGATGCTGATACTGAAACAAGACTCGAGCATCTCGATGATGAGCGACTGCATGTTCTATGTTTGCGTGATTCTGTCGGCGGCGCGGATGCGCGCAACTTAGGTGTTCGTTACTCCCGGGGGAAGTGGGTTGCGCTACTCGATGACGATGATGAATGGCTTCCAATGAAGTTGTCCGTCCAATGGGCGGCTGCGGAGAAAATGTCGGGAGAGCAGGTGTTCATCGCGAGCAGATTTATTGAGAGAACGGAGAACGCCGAACGAGTTCTGCCTAAAAGGTCCCCCTCAAAAAATGAGGAGTTCAGCGAATACCTGTTTGCAAGGCAAGGATGGACGTCGGGTGAAGCGTTTCTGCAAACCTCCACGTGGTTTGTCTCGCGCCAGTTAATGCTAAGAGTGCCATTCACCACCGGGCTTAAACGGTGTCAGGATCTGGATTGGCTCTTACACGCTACGTCTTTGCCGGATACCCAAGTGGAAGTCTTAACGGAAGTTCTTGCGATCTTTCATCATGACGAGCGAAATGAGCGAGTAAGTCGCACATCGGACTGGAAGTTTCTCTACGATTGGGCGATCGCAAATAGATCGCTTTTTTCCCATAAGGCGTTCGCGTACTTTGTTGCGACTTTTTGTGCACCGGCCGCCAGAAAACAGCGGGAGGGTTGGCGAACCTTTTTGTTCCTGCTGAAGAAAGGTATTTTTGGGGAGTATTCAAGCGCCAAGTGTCTTCTGCTCCTTCTGGTTTGTTGGTTTATCCCAGAAGCAAACAGACGCCATATTCGTGCAATTGTCGTTACGCGCTTGGAGACCAGAGAGAAAAGCCCAGCCGTATGGGTCAACCATCAGCTTTCACGAAGGTCGAGTTGA
- a CDS encoding GumC family protein has product MVSCVGGCVALAVLVCVFCTRRYQAFGEIQVQKDSSDALGLDSMMGGAEDASDALDANITLQTQADLLESDTLALQVIEALELETTRDYQPRYDALGSIFRLLSPSGPADPLNASLENSPRRRTRALKIFDANLNVKVVSGTRLIEVRFLSSDPVLAAKVVNQLMDGLVEYNFQTRFTATNQASEWLTGQLSDLKKQAEALQARVIALQRQSGVVSLGVQDAQGRDQAYSVIVDRLQQATATLSQATSNRILKGAVYKIVQSGNAELISGLSANGIVSGSPTLSTSLGLIQSLRMQEAALQGQIAQDTSKFGPSYPRLMDSRANLSGMESAIEDEVHRVAERSKNDYEIARREEDESRTEFATEKHQADSLNDKAIEYAIVRQEADDSRGLYEDLLKRLKEAGVLEGLRSSNITVVDPGRIPSTPKQPNIPVYLAIAAGVGLFLGVCGAFISDSIDDKIQTIEEIERDLELVPLGILPHLGEPNWYRRPGGPSLSRARSPSSGVNSLAIFAHPNSPYTEALRGLRTALLLAKSSAPPQLLLITSSVAGEGKSILSANLAAVLAQSGRRVLLVDADLRKPSLGDRLGMESRTGLSQYLTDERSPEDILEVGRLPKLHLLTSGPVPPYPADLLGSLRMMEALDRWRGYYDFIVLDSPPVLLVTDPVVLASLADATLLVARYGMTNRLSLARSHRTLMDQSTQDRVGIVLNGVSQGSPFHYEYYGHSGSLGYPEIHGGKHVDA; this is encoded by the coding sequence ATGGTTTCGTGCGTAGGAGGGTGTGTCGCTCTAGCGGTCTTAGTTTGCGTCTTTTGTACCAGGCGATATCAGGCATTCGGCGAAATCCAGGTACAGAAAGACAGCAGCGATGCGCTTGGTCTTGACAGCATGATGGGTGGTGCAGAGGATGCCTCTGACGCGCTCGATGCGAACATAACGTTGCAGACACAAGCGGACCTGCTGGAGTCAGATACGTTGGCCTTGCAGGTAATTGAAGCGCTAGAACTCGAAACGACGAGAGATTATCAGCCTCGATATGATGCGCTTGGGTCTATCTTTCGGCTGTTGTCGCCAAGCGGGCCAGCTGATCCGTTGAATGCATCTTTAGAGAATTCTCCTCGACGTCGCACTCGGGCACTCAAGATCTTCGACGCGAACCTAAACGTAAAAGTAGTCTCGGGAACGAGACTGATCGAAGTCAGGTTCCTGAGCTCAGATCCGGTGCTCGCAGCAAAGGTTGTGAATCAGTTAATGGACGGGCTGGTTGAGTACAACTTCCAGACGCGGTTTACGGCGACAAATCAAGCATCAGAGTGGTTGACTGGACAGCTCTCCGATCTGAAGAAACAGGCAGAGGCGCTTCAGGCGCGAGTGATCGCACTGCAGCGGCAATCGGGGGTGGTTAGTCTGGGTGTACAGGATGCGCAAGGGAGAGATCAAGCGTATAGCGTGATTGTGGACCGGCTACAACAAGCTACGGCTACACTGTCTCAAGCTACATCCAATCGGATCCTCAAAGGAGCCGTCTATAAGATCGTTCAATCCGGCAACGCGGAACTGATCTCGGGATTGAGCGCCAATGGGATTGTAAGTGGATCTCCTACATTGAGCACTTCTTTAGGATTAATTCAGAGCCTCCGTATGCAAGAGGCAGCCTTGCAGGGACAAATTGCCCAGGACACTTCCAAGTTTGGCCCATCATACCCGCGACTCATGGATTCACGAGCAAATCTGAGCGGTATGGAGAGTGCCATTGAAGACGAAGTTCACCGGGTTGCTGAACGATCCAAGAATGACTACGAGATAGCGCGGCGTGAGGAAGACGAATCCCGCACGGAATTTGCAACCGAGAAGCATCAAGCCGATAGCCTGAACGATAAAGCGATAGAGTATGCGATTGTCCGCCAAGAAGCCGATGACAGCAGAGGACTTTATGAAGATCTATTGAAGCGCCTTAAAGAGGCCGGGGTCTTGGAAGGCCTCCGCTCCTCCAACATTACGGTCGTTGATCCGGGGCGAATTCCCTCGACGCCTAAACAGCCGAATATTCCCGTATATCTGGCAATTGCGGCCGGTGTTGGGCTTTTCCTGGGGGTTTGTGGAGCCTTCATCAGCGACTCAATCGATGACAAGATCCAGACCATTGAGGAGATAGAGCGTGACCTGGAACTCGTGCCTCTCGGGATTCTTCCGCACTTAGGCGAGCCGAATTGGTACCGGCGTCCGGGAGGACCATCCTTATCACGAGCACGGAGCCCATCCTCTGGCGTTAATTCACTAGCGATCTTTGCGCACCCAAACTCGCCATATACAGAGGCATTGAGAGGGCTGCGCACGGCGCTCCTGCTTGCAAAAAGCTCCGCTCCGCCGCAGCTATTGCTAATCACCAGTTCTGTGGCAGGAGAAGGAAAGAGCATTCTGAGCGCCAATCTCGCTGCTGTACTGGCCCAGAGTGGCAGGCGCGTCCTGCTGGTGGACGCTGACTTGCGCAAGCCATCGCTCGGCGACCGACTGGGAATGGAAAGTAGGACAGGGCTAAGTCAGTATCTTACAGACGAACGGTCTCCTGAAGATATTCTGGAGGTGGGAAGGCTGCCTAAACTACATTTACTAACCTCGGGACCAGTTCCTCCTTATCCTGCGGATCTTTTAGGTTCCTTACGGATGATGGAAGCCCTTGACAGATGGCGAGGGTATTACGACTTCATCGTTCTCGACAGCCCACCTGTGTTGCTAGTAACCGATCCGGTCGTTCTTGCCAGCCTTGCTGATGCGACGCTGCTAGTGGCCCGTTACGGGATGACAAACCGCTTGTCATTGGCTCGCTCCCATCGAACGTTGATGGATCAGTCGACGCAGGACCGGGTAGGGATAGTGCTCAATGGTGTATCACAGGGATCCCCTTTCCACTATGAATACTATGGTCACTCAGGCAGTCTAGGATACCCAGAAATTCACGGAGGAAAACATGTTGACGCATAA